The Erigeron canadensis isolate Cc75 chromosome 1, C_canadensis_v1, whole genome shotgun sequence genome segment TTATTGAAAATGTACAACCTGAGAAACACTAAATCCACCTTCTGCAAAGTTTTGCTGGTAAAGTCCAATATTTGCCCCATCCAATATAGCTTCAAAATTGTTATGTTCATCCAGCCAGTTCttcaatatttaaaaagattaagTAACTAAAAAACAACTTATACGCATAAGCTTCCAACTAGACGACGACACATACTAGTACTACATCAAAAACTCACGAAAAGATCGTTTCTCACCTGAAACTGAGTGAAATTGGATCGTTTCTCCCTCTCAATCGCCAATGCCACAACCGATTGAGCAAACTTCTCCGTATCATCACCACCAATATCAACACACGCCAACTGAGTTTTACAAGCACAACAACAACCTCCCAAATCAACATTAGTCCGTTCCACAACCCAATCGCCGTTCCCAACCCACCCAAGCCCATGCCACCCACCGCCATTCCTCAAAATCACATCTTTAACCCGACCCTCATCCACAACTCCCAAGCGACCCACTTTCCCTGCATTATCTCCCTTAAACCAACTCTCGATAACCTCTGCAGTCGATTCACTCACACACCTCACACTCTCTCTCAACTTATGCAAATACTCATAAACCTTCACCCCATTCCCAACCTCCACACTCACTTTCAAAAGTCCGGAAATTTCCGGTTCCTCCAAACTCAACCCATTACTCAAAATTTCTTCTTCAACCAAATACGCCTTTTCGGCATTTAAATTCTTGACATAACAAAACAATGCAGAATCAAATGTTCTCAATCTAGGTCTTTCTTTATACTTAAGAAACAAACTTTTAGCCAGATCAAAACATAAATCAGCATCATTTTTAGCAGCAGCTAACCTTGAAACAGCAGTAATAGTTGCCTCATTCGGGTTTACGTTATTCGATATCATGTAATTGTAAATATTGAACCCCTTTTCAATTGCTGGGTCCCCTGCAGTTTCAACTGAGTTTGAACATATATACAAGAAACAATTTAAGTGATGCAAATTCAGTTTTATGTTCTGTGAAATTGCAGATTCGAAAAGGCTGACTGCAGCTTTGAAATCTTTGGTTTTTGAACAGTTACTGAATTCAGAGCGAAATTTTGATtctgggttttgggttttgttgtttttgctCTGATTATGATGATTCTTCATTGTTGATTGATTAGGGTTTGGTTGAGaggaaaaaccctaattttgatcTGAAAATAGGGGTTTATTCGAATTTTACATGTTTAAAGAAAGTTATAAGATTAGTACTTAGACTAATTGTAAACCTCCATATTTAGTCCTACAACTTTATATAAATGAATTTAAGACAAATTTATTTCACctaatattttaaagataagagCATATTTTCATGTCGTTTTTAACAGATTGAATTCTTAAATAtcaatcaaaaagaaaaataatttagttggtttttaGTTTAGTCACTTGTTAATGGTCAATGTAGTCATGATTCATGAACTACTTGGTTCATCTCTTTTTTCTCCTTTTAAAAGTTGTCAAATATTTTACAAACTAATTTTCGTACAAATAAGTGTTATGAGAAATGGTCCAATCTAAAAGTTTTACTGTGTATTATGATTCGATGATTACAATTGTGGAATAgtccactatatatataaaagcaatccTAACAAACTTCACTACTAAATCTCAGCTATCTCACCAATAAATGTGGATCTCAACTAAATACAGTATaacaatatttacaataatataGCATGATACGTAAATATGTTAATACGCCCCCGCAGTTTGAGCGTTGGATGGCCCGACACTCAAACTGGATCTGAACGATTGAA includes the following:
- the LOC122584693 gene encoding proteinaceous RNase P 2, with translation MKNHHNQSKNNKTQNPESKFRSEFSNCSKTKDFKAAVSLFESAISQNIKLNLHHLNCFLYICSNSVETAGDPAIEKGFNIYNYMISNNVNPNEATITAVSRLAAAKNDADLCFDLAKSLFLKYKERPRLRTFDSALFCYVKNLNAEKAYLVEEEILSNGLSLEEPEISGLLKVSVEVGNGVKVYEYLHKLRESVRCVSESTAEVIESWFKGDNAGKVGRLGVVDEGRVKDVILRNGGGWHGLGWVGNGDWVVERTNVDLGGCCCACKTQLACVDIGGDDTEKFAQSVVALAIEREKRSNFTQFQNWLDEHNNFEAILDGANIGLYQQNFAEGGFSVSQLEIVVNELYKRSNKWPLVILHDKRVRSLFADPSNRGILEEWIDRGVLYGTPVGSNDDWYWLYASVKLKCMLVTNDEMRDHIFELLGRSFFPMWKERHQVHYAFPKGKLKLQMPPSYSLVIQEAERGTWHAPIAGEYNDESLRTWLCISHIGRGKAFDEISKSVINGNTMNGSSHCSHNSGITGKRKERSTSPTK